Part of the Leptolyngbya sp. BL0902 genome, CTTGAAGCTTACCTTCAGGATCTCTACGCGATCATGGCTCCCTTGGATATTCCCTTGATTTGGCAAACCGATGGCCGACCGATGAGCGGCGATTTGGGCAAAGGCACCACCCACGCCACCATTCGCCTTGCCCAAAAGGTGTTAGCCACCAACTTGCCGGGATATGTCCAACTGGCGGGGGGCACCAACGGCTACACAGCCTCCAAACTTCGGGAACTGGGCCTCGTGCGGCCTGATTCCTCTACCCAGATGGATTATTCAGATGGGCCAACCACGGATCCTACTCCGGCCATAGGTCATCACCCTCAGCGGAGAATTGCCGGGATCGCCTACGGCAGCTACGCCCGTACGCTGGTGATGCCTATCCTGGAAAAGCTGGAGCCGACGTTGCCGGGACTGCTGGAGTTGGGAAAGGTAGAGATCGCCTCTCCATCGGGAGTCGTGAGGCATTTAGAGGACGCCCTAGACGCCACCGATGACCTGGGCCGATCCCAAAAATCTGAATCTCTTTCTACAATAGACAGTACAGGCGATCTGAAGGTGGCCATTGACCAAGCCCGGCAGCTTGTCGGGGCATTGAAGGCAGGCGGTGAGGCTAAAGCCCCTGGCGATGTCAGAAACCCCTGAGGGATCAAGCCAATTCAAGCCGATTACTTTAAAATTGTGGGCATTCGTCCCCAGCAATCTATGGTTAGCGATCACAACGCCCAGTCCTTGGCTAACAATTCCCCAAAGGTTGAGTCGCCCTCTGCTAGCTCACCTGCCCCCGCTGCCCCGTCTACTGAACCCAACCCGTCTGCCACCGCTGCCCCACCCCAGGCCAACCTCCAAACCAGCACCGATATCACCGACGATTTAGGCCAACTTCTCAGCATTCTGCCCCCCAGCATTCGAGACAGCGTCACTCAGCATCCCCAGCGGGCTAGCCTGGTAGAAGTGGTGCTGGATTTAGGGCGCTTGCCCGAAGCCCGGTTTTTCAACGGTGTGGAGTACCTGTCGGAAACGCCTGTCACCCACGCAGATTTGGAACACTGCATTGAGCGGGTGGGCACCTTTGGCGGCGATAACCGAGCCGGAATTGAAAAAACCCTCCACCGCATCAGCGCTATTCGTAACCGTTCCGGCACCATCATTGGGCTGACCTGCCGGGTGGGTCGAGCCGTGTTTGGCACCATCGGCATGATTCGCGACTTAGTGGAAACCGGGAAGTCGATCCTGATGCTGGGGCGTCCTGGGGTAGGGAAAACCACCGCCCTGCGCGAAATCGCCCGCGTTTTGGCCGATGATCTGCAAAAACGGGTCGTCATCATCGACACCTCCAACGAAATTGCGGGCGATGGCGATATTCCCCACCCCGCCATTGGCCGCGCCCGTCGGATGCAGGTGGCCCGTCCAGAGGAACAGCATCGGGTGATGATCGAGGCGGTGGAAAACCACATGCCAGAAGTGATCGTCATCGACGAAATCGGGACAGAGCTAGAAGCTCTCGCGGCCCGCACCATTGCCGAACGGGGGGTGCAGCTCGTCGGCACGGCCCACGGCAATCGGCTGGAAAACCTGATCAAAAACCCCACTCTCTCCGACCTGATTGGCGGCATCCAGTCCGTTACCCTGGGCGATGAGGAAGCCCGCCGCCGAGGCAGTCAGAAAAGCGTGCTGGAACGCAAGGCCCCGCCCACCTTTGACATTGCGGTGGAAATGCTGGAGCGTCAGCGCTGGGTGGTTCATGACGACGTGACCGTCACCATCGACAACCTATTGCGGGGTCGCCAGCCCGGTCAGCAAATTCGCACCGTAGACGAAAACCAAAAGGTGATCATCACCCACGAACTCCCCGGTTCTGGGCGGGAAGTGTCCAAGCCTTCCCGGTCGGGTCTAGGTTGGCGGGCCGCTGGCCAAATGATGCCCCCCAACAGCCCATCTCGCCGCAGCCTAGACAACGGATCCTACCTGCGGGCCAGCCTCGGCAGCGATGCCCCCCTACCTCAGCCCCGGTCTGAGTGGATGGAGCTACTGGAGCCAGCGGACGACCGCGAAGATTTAGAGAATGCCCTAGGGGACAGCCTGCGTCTCTATCCCTATGGGGTCAGTCGCCATCAAATTGAGCGCGTCATCCAGACGATGGGAATGCCCGTCGTGATTACCAAGGATCTCGATAACGCCGATGCCGTGCTGGCGCTACGATCCCACAGCAAAACCCAGGCCAAACTCAAACACATGGCCCAGGGGCGCAACCTCCCGGTTCACCTGGTGAAGGCCAACAGCATTCCCCAAATTACCCGCGCCCTTCAGCGTCTCCTGCGCCTAGACGACGACCCTGAATCCGTCAACCTAGAGCTGTTTACCCACAGTGGTGGCGAAGATGAATTGGAAGCCCTAGAGGAAGCCCGCCTCGCCGTCGAGCAAATTGTGATTCCTAAAGGGCAACCCGTAGAACTTCTGCCCCGCTCCGCCCGCATCCGCAAAATGCAGCACGAACTCGCGGAACACTATCGCCTGAAGTCCCTCAGTTGCGGCGAGGAACCCAACCGACGCCTGCGTATCTACCCGGCCTAAACCACCCTAGCCCTGCCTCTCCATCGTCCTGAGGACAGGGCTATGGCAGGGCGAGGACTTTGGCTAGGAAGCATTTTGAGGAAGAGAACGTCTTAGATCACCGCTCAATATAAAATAGGAAGACCTGAATGACGCTTAATCGGCCTTGATCGCTGGTCGTTCGGCCTTGAAATTCTTCCAAGACGCCTATGAAAACCCTACTTTCTCGCTTATTTGCGCTGATGCTCGTTGCAGTCATTGGCCTCACCGGGTGTAGCGCTGGCACCAGCGGCCTTCTCTCCGGGGACTACCGCCAGGATACCCTGATGCTCGTTGATAGCCTCAGAACTGCCATCACGCTCCCTGACGATGATCCAGCCAAGGCCGAAGCCCAGGCCACCGCTAAAGTTGTGATCAGCGACTTTGCCTCCCGCTACCGCCGGGATTCCTCCGTGGCGACCCTGAGCTCCTTCACCACCATGCGTACTGCCCTGAATGCCATCGCAGGGCACTACAGTTCCTACCCCAATCGGCCCCTGCCCGAAAAGCTCAAAACCCGAGTTGAGCAAGAACTGAAGCAAGTAGAGGCCGCACTCAAGCGAGAAGCCTAACCGTCTAAGACTTAGACTGAGGACAAATCGCTTACCAGAACCCGCCCCAGCGGGTTTTTTAGATTAATTGGAAGATTGATTGGAAGTCTGATACTGAATCCCGACCCCTTCCCCCACCTTAAAGACCAATCCCGCTCAGGCTGAGCTTATCGCAGCCAAGCAAGGAGAGATCAAACCGATGTTTGACGATATGGACATCCCTTTGCTAGGATAGCAATTCTGTAGTGAAGTGCGAGTTGGACATGAAAGTCCGTGCGTCTGTTCGCAAAATGTGCGACAAGTGTAGGGTGATTCGCCGTCGAGGGCGAGTCATGGTGATTTGCTCTAACCCTAAACACAAGCAACGCCAAGGTTAGCGAGGTTTGGGGGTAAGCCATCGGCTTGCTGAGTAAGTACAGGATTAGATAGGTTTCGGAATACCTCGGTCGCCTTCTTGGACTTGTGCCTTTGGCACTAGGCGATTACGGGAAACACAGCCTTAGCCGTCAGCATCAATGCTCTGGGAATAAGCTCAATGTTTGGGGAGATAGTTTAGGTGGCACGGATAGCAGGCGTGGACTTGCCACGCGACAAACGAGTTGAAATTGGCCTGACCTACATCTACGGTATTGGCCTCACCCGCTCCAAGGAAATTCTAGCGAAGACTGGGGTCAGCCCTGACATCAGGGTCAAAGATCTGACGGATACGGATGTCGCTAAACTGCGGGATGCCGTTGAAAGCGACTACCAGGTTGAAGGGGATCTGCGTCGTCTAGAGAGCATGAACATCAAGCGATTGATGGACATCGGCTCCTATCGGGGACGTCGTCATCGGGCTGGGCTACCTGTGCGCGGTCAACGGACTCGCACCAATTCTCGCACTCGCCGAGGCGGCACCCGTCGCACGGTGGCAGGCAAGAAGAAAGCACCCAAGAAGTAAACCCTAGCCTCAGCTTTGAGCTAGTTCTCAAAGCACCTGTAATAGGTAACGCTCGCTGACATCAGTAGCGAGTTTTTTGACTGTCTATTGATTGTCTATGTTCATTCTGATTTAGTGACAGCACCATGGCCAAACCAACCCGAAAAACTGGTCCCCGTAAGAGTAAGAAAAACATTCCGAGCGGGGTTGCCCACATTCGCTCCACCTTTAACAACACGATTGTGACCATCACAGATCAGTCCGGTGAGGCGATTTCTTGGGCCTCAGCGGGATCAAGTGGTTTCAAGGGAGCCAAGAAGGGCACCCCCTTTGCCGCCCAAACCGCTGCTGACAGCGCTGCCCGCCGTGCAATGGATCAGGGGATGCGCCAGATCGAGGTCATGGTGAGTGGCCCAGGTGCAGGGCGTGAAACCGCCATCCGTGCTCTGCAAGGAGCAGGTCTAGAGATCACCCTAATTCGGGACGTGACCCCCATTCCTCACAATGGCTGCCGTCCTCCCAAACGGCGACGGGTCTAAGGTGCTGGAATTTTCTCTGTCCAGCTAGGTCTATCGAGGTTGAAGGAAGGCGGCACCGTGGCACAGTTTCATGTCGATTGTATCGAGTCAGTTGTAGAGCCCGACAAAGGGCAGTATGGGCGTTTTATCATTGAGCCCTTGGAGCGCAGTCAGGGCATTACCGTAGGCAATGCGCTACGGCGAGTTCTGCTCTCCAACCTAGAGGGTGTGGCAATCACCGCCGTACGAATTGCTGGGGCGACCCATGAATTTTCGACTATTACGGGGGTGCGGGAGGATGTGCTAGACATTCTCCTAAATATGAAGGCCATCACCCTCAAGAGCCACTCCAACCAGGCTCAAATTGGGCGTCTTCTCGTCCAAGGCCCAGCTCGCGTTACCGCTGATCACTTTGACCTACCCTCCGAAGTTGAGGTGGTTAACCCTGGTCAGTACGTAGCGACCGTTGCTGAGGGGCACACCCTTGAAATGGAGTTTCGCATCGAGCGGGGCCAAGGCTACCGGGCGGTGGATCGCAGCAAAGACGATGCAACGGCCCTAGACTTCATTCAGATCGACTCCGTGTTTATGCCTGTCACTAAGGTGAATTACACCGTCGATGAAGTGGTGATTTCTGGTTCTATGCAAAAAGACCAGCTCACCATGGATATTTGGACTAACGGCAGCATCACCCCTCAACAGGCGATGAGTCAGGCGGCGGATATCTTGGTCAACCTTTTTGTTCCTCTCAAAGACGTCACCCTTGAGCCCAAGCCAGACGCCGATCCAGAGGAAAACGACAATCCGCACAACCAGATTCCCATTGAGGAACTACGGCTGTCGGTACGCGCCTACAACTGCCTCAAGCGGGCTCAGATCAACTCCGTTGCTGACCTGCTCGACTTCAGCCAAGAAGATCTTCTAGAGATCAAAAACTTTGGCCAGAAGTCGGCGGAAGAGGTCATTGAGGCCCTACAGGATCGCCTTGGGATTACCCTGCCCCTAGAGAAAGCGTCTAAGACCGCCTAGGGTTTGGCTGTGGTCTGAGACCCTGGCCCAA contains:
- a CDS encoding R3H domain-containing nucleic acid-binding protein encodes the protein MVSDHNAQSLANNSPKVESPSASSPAPAAPSTEPNPSATAAPPQANLQTSTDITDDLGQLLSILPPSIRDSVTQHPQRASLVEVVLDLGRLPEARFFNGVEYLSETPVTHADLEHCIERVGTFGGDNRAGIEKTLHRISAIRNRSGTIIGLTCRVGRAVFGTIGMIRDLVETGKSILMLGRPGVGKTTALREIARVLADDLQKRVVIIDTSNEIAGDGDIPHPAIGRARRMQVARPEEQHRVMIEAVENHMPEVIVIDEIGTELEALAARTIAERGVQLVGTAHGNRLENLIKNPTLSDLIGGIQSVTLGDEEARRRGSQKSVLERKAPPTFDIAVEMLERQRWVVHDDVTVTIDNLLRGRQPGQQIRTVDENQKVIITHELPGSGREVSKPSRSGLGWRAAGQMMPPNSPSRRSLDNGSYLRASLGSDAPLPQPRSEWMELLEPADDREDLENALGDSLRLYPYGVSRHQIERVIQTMGMPVVITKDLDNADAVLALRSHSKTQAKLKHMAQGRNLPVHLVKANSIPQITRALQRLLRLDDDPESVNLELFTHSGGEDELEALEEARLAVEQIVIPKGQPVELLPRSARIRKMQHELAEHYRLKSLSCGEEPNRRLRIYPA
- the psb27 gene encoding photosystem II protein Psb27; the protein is MKTLLSRLFALMLVAVIGLTGCSAGTSGLLSGDYRQDTLMLVDSLRTAITLPDDDPAKAEAQATAKVVISDFASRYRRDSSVATLSSFTTMRTALNAIAGHYSSYPNRPLPEKLKTRVEQELKQVEAALKREA
- the rpmJ gene encoding 50S ribosomal protein L36 translates to MKVRASVRKMCDKCRVIRRRGRVMVICSNPKHKQRQG
- the rpsM gene encoding 30S ribosomal protein S13 gives rise to the protein MARIAGVDLPRDKRVEIGLTYIYGIGLTRSKEILAKTGVSPDIRVKDLTDTDVAKLRDAVESDYQVEGDLRRLESMNIKRLMDIGSYRGRRHRAGLPVRGQRTRTNSRTRRGGTRRTVAGKKKAPKK
- the rpsK gene encoding 30S ribosomal protein S11: MAKPTRKTGPRKSKKNIPSGVAHIRSTFNNTIVTITDQSGEAISWASAGSSGFKGAKKGTPFAAQTAADSAARRAMDQGMRQIEVMVSGPGAGRETAIRALQGAGLEITLIRDVTPIPHNGCRPPKRRRV
- a CDS encoding DNA-directed RNA polymerase subunit alpha; the protein is MAQFHVDCIESVVEPDKGQYGRFIIEPLERSQGITVGNALRRVLLSNLEGVAITAVRIAGATHEFSTITGVREDVLDILLNMKAITLKSHSNQAQIGRLLVQGPARVTADHFDLPSEVEVVNPGQYVATVAEGHTLEMEFRIERGQGYRAVDRSKDDATALDFIQIDSVFMPVTKVNYTVDEVVISGSMQKDQLTMDIWTNGSITPQQAMSQAADILVNLFVPLKDVTLEPKPDADPEENDNPHNQIPIEELRLSVRAYNCLKRAQINSVADLLDFSQEDLLEIKNFGQKSAEEVIEALQDRLGITLPLEKASKTA